The Listeria cossartiae subsp. cossartiae nucleotide sequence CTATTAAGGCTAAACTGCGCATATAAAGTTAATTCATTTGCTTGCATCGGGTTTTGGAAATCCCATTTATTTCCGCCTGTTTCGGCATCATACCATCCTGTAAACGTATAGCCTGTTTTTGTTGGTTTTGTTGGTTCTTTAATGACGCCTGGGTAATCAACTATTTGTGTAGTGGTTGTATCTCCTGCATTAAGGTTAACAGGGAATGTATTTGCTCTAAATTGTGCATATAAAGTTATATCTTCTCCTGGCATTCTGTCTGTTGTGAAATCCCATTTATTTCCACCTGTTTTGGCATCATACCAACCAATAAAAGTATAACCTTCTTTCGTTGGCTTCGTTGGTTCATACAATAATTCTTGGTAAATTACTCTTTGCGTAGAAGTTCTTTCTTCTGAGATTAAATTAGCGTTGTAGCTATTAATTCTAAATTGTGCGTACAAAGTTACATCTGTTGCAGGCATTGGCGTGTTAAAGTTCCACTGAGTTCCACCAGTCGGCTCATCATACCACCCAACAAAGCTGTATCCATCTTTTCCTGGTCTTGCTGGCGATGGGACCGGCTTTCCAACTTCATAAGGCAAAGTTGTTACTCGACCTACGCTATAATAAATCATATTTGCCATAATTCGAGTGTCTGTTTCTGTACCTCCATCACCGTCTGCAGCCCAAGTAGTTAAGGGAAACACATTTAATGATTGAAAAAGAAAGGCCCCTGCTATAATAATTAAACTTATTTTTCTTTTCACGATTTTCCTCCTAGTTGTATAAAAAATTATATTTTATATGTATTAATCGCTTAAAACAAAAAAACACCCGCTATTTATGTAAAAGATGTCCCTCATTTAATCACAAATTAGATTATATCCTTAAAAGCCTATTTATGGATGCTAAAATTAGACTTAAATACAAGTTTTTTGTGTCTGTTTTATGACGAAATAAGCTATTTTGTAGAATTTTGCTTCATATGGCTTATTTTTGCGTATTATTTTATTACTTTATTTAAAATAGATGCGCTAGTTCAATAGTAAACTTGGCACTCCTATTTTGTAAATAGCAACTAAAATTATAAAAATATGACCTCCCGTATGAAGCAACTGTCAACCCAATCAAGAATCACGCTTTCTTTCTATTTTGCTCATAATAACGTAAAAGAAGGTTTGGCCACGTGCGGGCCAAACCTTCTTTTAATTCTTCAAATATCCATCCTCAATCCGAATTACGCGGTCGACTAAATCTAAAACTCGTTCATCGTGCGTAACCATGATTGCTGCTTTGTTTTTCCGTTTCACTTCATCCGCAATCATTTGGACGACTTTGTGACCACGGTTTGCATCTAAACTCGCGGTTGGTTCGTCCGCTAAAATAATATCGGGATCGTTCATCAGCGCCCTAGCAATCGCAACACGTTGTTTCTCCCCGCCGGATAAACTTTCTGGATAGTTATTTTGGCGATGAGTTAAGCCTAATTCTTTGAGTAGCTTATCTGCTTTTTCTTTCGCAATTCGTCCTTTTTCGCCGGATAGTTCTGCGATTACGAGTAATTGGTCGCGCACGTTTAAGTACGGGATTAGGTTTGCGCCTTGGAAAATAAAGCCAATTTTATCGAGCCGGACTTTTGTTAGGTCCTTACTTGTAAGGTTATTTAGCATTTTTCCACCAATCGCAATTTCGCCTTCTGTTGGGGATAATAAAGCGCCCGCTATGGATAAAAAGGTGCTTTTCCCTGCGCCTGATGGACCGACGATGGCAACAAATTCGCCTTGCGCCACTTCTAAAGATACGTTTTTCAACACTTCGATGACTTGCTCGCCATCTTGATAATTTTTAGAAATATTTTTCATCGTTAAAGTCATTAGTTTGCCCTCCCAATTGCTTCTAGCGCGTCTACTTTTGCTACACGATAGAGTGATAACATTGATCCGATGACCGCTACAACAAGGAATAAAGCGGAGCAGCCGACTGCGAGTACCGGGCTAAGGGTAAATGGCATGCTCGCTGGTAAAATTGCGGCAAGTCCGAATGTTAAGCCATTCCCAATCAGCAAACTTACGACCGATAGGAAAACAACTTGGGTGACGATGCTTCGCGCTAAATATGCTGTTCGTGCGCCAACCGCCTTTAAAAGGCCAAATTGGTTGATTTTTTGAATCGTAATGACGTAGAAAAAGGCAGCTAAGACAAATGCGGCGATAACGAATAAAAAGGCAATCATCATGAGTAAGGAGCCTTGTTCTTCTGAATAGCCGGGGATTCCTTGTAGCACTTCTTTACTGGATGAAAGTTCGAGTGAGCCGAGTGATAGTTTTTCGGCGGTGCTTTTCGATACATCTAGTGCGACTGCGTTGTATTCTCCTTCTGCGGCTTGGTTTGTTTGGTGGACTAGTTTCCATGCATCCCAACCAACGAAAATAACTGGTGAATGGCTGAATGTGTTATTTTTCGTAAAGGCAGTAATCGTAAAGGTTTCTCCGGTTGCGCTGTCTTTGAGCTTGCTTCCTAATTTATAGCCAGATTCTTTTAAAGAAATATCAGCAACTACTTCTTTTGTTTGTTGTGGCGCCGTTCCTTCTGAGATGGTCGGTTTCAGGAAGCCCGTTTTATCTATACCAAAATAGGTAATGTCTGTTTTTTTGTCTTTGTTTGGTGGGGTAATTGTTCCCATTTGTACGCCTAGGTTGGTGCTTTCTGATTTTTTCAGTTGTTTTGCTACTTTTTCTGTTTCTACTACGGTTAAATTGGACCTCGTTAGGCGATTATCTGAGTCTTTTTGTAGTACATAATAGGTCGCTTTGTTTGATGAAATGGCTGCTCCGTTATCGTTTGCTAGTCCGTTTGCCAGACCTGTTACAAATAAAACGAGCCATGCGATTAATACCATAATTAATCCGATTAAAATATAGCGTAGTTTTGCATGTTTTAATTCTCTTAATGCCAAAAACATTCCGTTCAACTCCTTCTAAGATCTTACACTTAGTTTAAAGAAGTTTTGTAAACGGAATATGAATCGGATTTTACAAATTTAGTTTTTAGGTAGTTTGACGGTAAAAGTTGTGCCGTGATTGCTTTCAACCGTGATTTCGCCGTGGTGTAACGTGATGATTTTTTTGCAAATCGACAAGCCTAAACCGCTAGAACCTTCTTCGCGAGTGCGGCTTTGGTTGGCTTTGTAAAAACGGTCGAAAATCTTGGCAATATCTGGCTTACTGATGCCGACGCCGCTATCTTGAACTTCTACGAGAATGTTTGTTGCATCCTCATGAAGGCGGATTTGGATATTACCGCCTGATGGTGTAAATTTAATCGCGTTAGTTAATAAATTGGACCATACTTGATAGAGCAGTTCCGCGTCGCCAGTGTAATTTACATCAGCTAGTTCTAGGTTTATTGTTAGCTCTTTTTCCCGCCAGCTCCATTCGGTCATTTGGATTAGTTGGCGCCATTGTTCGGCTAGTCGGACTGGTTCTTTTTTCCGTAATTCCGATTCTTGGTCGAGTGAGGCTAGTGTGAGCAATTGTTTTGTCAGGGAAGATAAGCGGGTTGTTTCTTCTGATAAAATGGTTAAATAGTCTGCCTGTTCTTTTTCTGTTAACGTTCCCGATCCCAATAACCTCGCAAAGCCTTGCATGGATGTCAGTGGCGATTGCAGTTCATGAGAGACGTTTGCGACAAATTCTTGGCGAGCAGCTTCAGATTTTTCGAGTTCACTAGCCATTTTGGCAAACGAATCCGCCAGCTGACCAATTTCGTCTTTACGCCGGACTTCGAGCGCAACATCGTAATTACCTTTACGTATTTTTCGAGTTGCGTTGGTCAGTTTTACGACTGGTTTCACGATGTATCTACCACTAATCAGGACAAATAGAATGCTGATAATGGACGTGAAAACCAAAATCATCGCGAAAAAGATCCGGAGTTCGCCGAATTGCTGTTCCGGGTCTTGCCGTATGAATAGCGCCAGTTGTTTACCGTCTGTTTTGACCGGGACACCAATGGTATTTCGGACGTCATTATCAAAAAATCCCGTGATAAAAATGCCGGTATTGAACGTGTCGATTCCATGGTACGTTTCGCCTTTTAGCACTTGTTGAATCGTTTTGTCGGGTAACTCTTTTTT carries:
- a CDS encoding ABC transporter ATP-binding protein is translated as MTLTMKNISKNYQDGEQVIEVLKNVSLEVAQGEFVAIVGPSGAGKSTFLSIAGALLSPTEGEIAIGGKMLNNLTSKDLTKVRLDKIGFIFQGANLIPYLNVRDQLLVIAELSGEKGRIAKEKADKLLKELGLTHRQNNYPESLSGGEKQRVAIARALMNDPDIILADEPTASLDANRGHKVVQMIADEVKRKNKAAIMVTHDERVLDLVDRVIRIEDGYLKN
- a CDS encoding sensor histidine kinase; its protein translation is MKSLYSRIVITMLVVILSSSLLGFFFANIYYQIKLKPFNDEKTAKIAKEVQQFYQSNATISLNEYLENVGELGYELYLTDGANQSTYFGGEFRKKELPDKTIQQVLKGETYHGIDTFNTGIFITGFFDNDVRNTIGVPVKTDGKQLALFIRQDPEQQFGELRIFFAMILVFTSIISILFVLISGRYIVKPVVKLTNATRKIRKGNYDVALEVRRKDEIGQLADSFAKMASELEKSEAARQEFVANVSHELQSPLTSMQGFARLLGSGTLTEKEQADYLTILSEETTRLSSLTKQLLTLASLDQESELRKKEPVRLAEQWRQLIQMTEWSWREKELTINLELADVNYTGDAELLYQVWSNLLTNAIKFTPSGGNIQIRLHEDATNILVEVQDSGVGISKPDIAKIFDRFYKANQSRTREEGSSGLGLSICKKIITLHHGEITVESNHGTTFTVKLPKN
- a CDS encoding ABC transporter permease is translated as MFLALRELKHAKLRYILIGLIMVLIAWLVLFVTGLANGLANDNGAAISSNKATYYVLQKDSDNRLTRSNLTVVETEKVAKQLKKSESTNLGVQMGTITPPNKDKKTDITYFGIDKTGFLKPTISEGTAPQQTKEVVADISLKESGYKLGSKLKDSATGETFTITAFTKNNTFSHSPVIFVGWDAWKLVHQTNQAAEGEYNAVALDVSKSTAEKLSLGSLELSSSKEVLQGIPGYSEEQGSLLMMIAFLFVIAAFVLAAFFYVITIQKINQFGLLKAVGARTAYLARSIVTQVVFLSVVSLLIGNGLTFGLAAILPASMPFTLSPVLAVGCSALFLVVAVIGSMLSLYRVAKVDALEAIGRAN